A stretch of the Sphingobacterium thalpophilum genome encodes the following:
- the purN gene encoding phosphoribosylglycinamide formyltransferase → MKKRIAIFASGSGSNAQKIMEHFKYSDEAEVALVLSNNPDAYVIQRADNFEIPSHIFDRNEFYNTDNVVNILKNLNIDLIVLAGFLWLVPYNLLKAYPNQIINIHPALLPKYGGKGMYGDHVHKAVLANKEEEHGITIHFANEHFDEGEIIYQARFKIDPSDTLDIIKFKGQQLEHQHFPKVIENLLKKM, encoded by the coding sequence GTGAAAAAACGAATTGCCATTTTTGCTTCAGGTTCAGGTTCCAATGCACAGAAAATAATGGAACATTTTAAATATTCAGATGAAGCTGAGGTCGCTCTAGTTCTCTCCAATAATCCAGATGCCTACGTTATTCAACGGGCAGATAATTTTGAAATACCTTCCCACATATTTGATCGTAACGAGTTCTATAACACCGACAATGTCGTAAATATTCTTAAGAATCTCAATATAGATCTTATTGTCCTGGCGGGATTTCTCTGGCTGGTACCTTACAACCTGCTAAAAGCTTATCCAAACCAAATCATCAATATCCATCCTGCTCTCCTTCCGAAGTATGGTGGTAAGGGTATGTATGGCGACCATGTACACAAAGCTGTACTGGCTAACAAAGAAGAAGAGCATGGTATCACTATCCACTTTGCTAACGAACATTTTGATGAAGGGGAGATTATATACCAGGCGCGGTTTAAAATTGATCCCAGTGACACCCTGGACATCATAAAATTTAAAGGACAGCAACTCGAACATCAGCATTTTCCGAAAGTGATCGAAAATCTTCTTAAAAAAATGTAA
- a CDS encoding alkaline phosphatase, with translation MKKHFLFLFFLAVIQVFPAFCQEAKYIFYLIGDGMGFNQVNLTEINQAAIQNKNSTVPLVFTQFPHTGFASTHSLSNGVTDSGAGGTALAVGKKTKNGVIGMDSSGTTSYKSIAYAAKERGLKVGIVTSVSIDHATPASFYAHQPDRDMYYEIGQEIIRSNFDFFAGSNFLKPEMTFDGKQAPSLFPQLKNAGYQILKGKDAYLKHKEKSDKIILMNTDGSPKEALKYAIDQQPGDLRLADITAAAIQSLQHHNDKGFFLMVEGGKIDWACHANDAATTVQEVLDFNAAAALAYEFYQKHPTETLIVVTADHETGGLGIGNGSSTLKTKLLSEQSVSHSALSAQIGDLRNSKVNVTWEQLKQLLATHTGLYTGIKVNENDDKLLREAYQKSFVNHQNETAKSLYANDDKIAALSIAILNRMASIAWASNNHSAAYAPVYAIGVGAELFNHKMDNTDIPKKIAKAAQLSLD, from the coding sequence ATGAAAAAACACTTTTTATTTCTTTTTTTCCTTGCGGTTATTCAGGTATTCCCAGCCTTCTGTCAAGAGGCGAAATATATCTTTTATCTGATTGGAGATGGAATGGGCTTCAATCAGGTTAATCTTACTGAGATCAATCAGGCAGCGATTCAAAACAAAAACAGTACGGTGCCGTTGGTCTTTACGCAGTTCCCGCACACGGGTTTTGCCTCTACGCACTCACTGTCCAACGGCGTCACCGATTCCGGCGCTGGCGGCACCGCCCTGGCCGTTGGTAAAAAGACCAAAAATGGCGTTATCGGCATGGACAGTAGCGGAACAACTTCCTACAAGAGTATCGCCTATGCAGCCAAAGAACGGGGACTAAAAGTCGGGATTGTGACCAGTGTGAGCATAGACCATGCAACGCCGGCTTCCTTTTATGCCCATCAGCCCGACAGGGATATGTACTATGAAATCGGACAAGAAATTATCCGTTCCAATTTTGATTTCTTTGCAGGCTCCAACTTTTTAAAACCCGAAATGACGTTTGACGGCAAGCAGGCTCCTTCTCTTTTTCCACAACTTAAAAACGCTGGTTACCAAATTCTAAAGGGAAAAGATGCTTATCTAAAGCACAAAGAGAAGTCCGATAAAATTATCCTGATGAACACTGACGGTAGCCCAAAAGAAGCACTAAAATATGCTATTGATCAACAGCCCGGCGACCTCAGACTGGCCGATATCACCGCTGCGGCCATTCAGTCGCTCCAACATCACAATGATAAAGGCTTTTTCCTGATGGTGGAGGGCGGTAAGATTGACTGGGCCTGCCACGCGAATGATGCAGCCACTACAGTGCAGGAGGTACTTGATTTTAACGCGGCGGCAGCTCTGGCTTACGAATTTTACCAGAAACATCCAACGGAAACCCTTATCGTCGTGACAGCGGACCACGAAACTGGCGGCCTTGGAATAGGTAATGGAAGTTCTACTTTAAAAACAAAGTTGCTTTCGGAACAAAGCGTATCGCATAGTGCACTTTCAGCACAGATAGGCGATCTCCGCAACAGCAAAGTTAACGTAACTTGGGAGCAGCTCAAACAGTTGCTAGCTACTCACACAGGTCTATATACTGGCATCAAGGTCAATGAAAACGATGATAAACTATTGCGAGAGGCTTATCAGAAGAGCTTTGTTAACCATCAGAATGAAACAGCAAAGAGCCTGTATGCCAATGACGATAAGATTGCAGCTTTAAGTATTGCTATACTGAACAGAATGGCTTCTATCGCTTGGGCTTCCAATAACCACTCGGCGGCATACGCCCCGGTGTACGCGATCGGTGTCGGAGCTGAGCTATTCAACCACAAAATGGACAATACCGATATTCCTAAGAAAATCGCCAAAGCTGCGCAGCTCAGTTTAGATTAA
- a CDS encoding SCO family protein, whose protein sequence is MKSIFNFCCAASLLLGFFSCKNNNQTSLPIYGEREAVEKTVDGKKVVDTIYHTIPAFSFLNQDSVMISEKNFENKVYIANFFFTHCPSICPTMNRNLLKIYEQYKDNDAVRFLSHSIDFKYDQPHVLKDYANKLGVSNDHWQFVSGTKASIYGIANDYLVYTAEDKNAPGGYDHQGYLVLVDKDKRIRGAYDGTNDEQVQKLLNDLPKLLNESKK, encoded by the coding sequence ATGAAATCCATTTTTAACTTTTGTTGCGCTGCAAGTCTATTGTTGGGTTTCTTTTCATGCAAAAACAACAATCAGACTAGTTTACCGATCTACGGCGAACGTGAAGCCGTCGAAAAAACCGTTGATGGCAAAAAAGTAGTAGACACCATTTATCATACCATACCTGCCTTCAGCTTTTTAAATCAGGACAGTGTGATGATCTCCGAGAAAAACTTTGAAAATAAGGTATATATCGCCAATTTCTTTTTCACGCATTGCCCAAGTATCTGCCCGACGATGAACCGTAATCTGCTGAAAATCTATGAACAATATAAAGACAACGATGCCGTACGCTTTCTTTCACACAGCATAGATTTTAAGTATGACCAGCCTCATGTCCTGAAAGATTACGCCAATAAACTTGGCGTGAGCAATGACCATTGGCAATTCGTTTCGGGCACCAAAGCATCCATATACGGCATTGCCAATGACTATTTGGTGTATACAGCCGAGGACAAAAACGCTCCTGGCGGGTATGATCATCAAGGCTATCTGGTATTGGTAGATAAAGATAAACGCATCCGTGGGGCCTATGACGGCACCAATGATGAACAGGTGCAAAAGTTACTGAACGATCTGCCCAAGCTACTGAACGAAAGCAAAAAATAA
- a CDS encoding TetR/AcrR family transcriptional regulator — protein MNSNEKIAAVFAATLKLIHTNGFHGTPMSKIAQESDVAIGTIYHYFPSKDDLIFALFKHCRSLLNDYIFDGIKDDFDYKASFFHVWRNFVQFYLENGPIFSFFEQFFSSPYYEKNKAEIQEPVGGQNKVVDFLQEGIDRKILKQVNVHLLVASYIGVALSTVHSIKFKDLQFSEQNMEELMEIIWDGAVNRNKIIN, from the coding sequence ATGAATTCAAATGAAAAAATTGCAGCTGTTTTTGCTGCCACACTTAAACTGATACACACCAATGGCTTCCACGGGACGCCGATGAGTAAAATTGCTCAGGAATCTGATGTTGCGATAGGAACGATTTACCATTATTTCCCCTCCAAAGATGACCTGATTTTCGCGCTGTTTAAACATTGCCGTTCTTTATTGAACGATTATATTTTTGACGGGATCAAAGATGATTTTGATTATAAAGCGTCTTTTTTTCATGTGTGGCGCAATTTCGTTCAATTTTATCTGGAAAACGGGCCGATATTCAGTTTTTTTGAGCAGTTTTTCTCTTCGCCCTACTACGAAAAGAACAAGGCAGAAATACAGGAACCTGTAGGTGGCCAGAATAAGGTAGTGGACTTTCTGCAGGAAGGTATTGATCGAAAAATTTTGAAACAGGTAAATGTACACCTTCTGGTAGCCAGTTATATTGGTGTAGCGTTGTCGACAGTGCATAGCATCAAATTTAAAGACCTTCAATTTTCCGAGCAAAATATGGAGGAACTGATGGAAATAATCTGGGATGGCGCTGTTAATAGAAATAAAATAATTAATTAG
- a CDS encoding TlpA family protein disulfide reductase, with protein MKLFRLLFFVGLFFILQPLFAQAPKVLPAFSFGEVYQAGRFSSDKLPKAGYIVLDFYDPGCGHCQKMGAGIAQNLPRFKNVHFYFISMNDKPYVDGFINMHAKPLRNAPNVKFLFDPGTQFIEKFNPTNYPSLYVYDAKTKTLLQHLDGEDDVKKLLKSVNGID; from the coding sequence ATGAAGTTGTTCCGTTTGCTTTTTTTTGTTGGTCTGTTTTTTATTCTTCAACCGCTGTTTGCTCAGGCGCCTAAAGTATTGCCGGCTTTTTCCTTTGGCGAGGTCTATCAGGCTGGCCGGTTCAGTTCGGATAAGTTGCCTAAGGCAGGTTATATCGTGCTTGATTTTTACGATCCGGGTTGCGGACATTGCCAGAAAATGGGCGCGGGTATCGCCCAGAATTTGCCCAGATTTAAAAACGTCCATTTTTACTTTATCTCCATGAACGATAAACCTTATGTGGACGGTTTTATAAATATGCATGCCAAGCCACTAAGGAACGCCCCGAATGTGAAATTTTTATTTGATCCGGGCACACAGTTTATTGAAAAGTTTAATCCTACGAATTATCCTTCGCTGTATGTATATGATGCCAAAACAAAGACCTTGTTGCAGCACCTGGACGGGGAAGATGATGTAAAGAAACTGTTGAAGTCAGTGAATGGTATAGACTGA
- a CDS encoding NAD(P)H-binding protein: MRAVIIGGSGATGKALVQYLLNSVDFTEIVLLLRREVFPAHPKLKQIIVDFGKLQDVERLIYGDLAISCLGTTRKDAGSKDAQWKIDHDLNLHFAALAKKNGIPVFVLLSAVNADAGSRIFYNRMKGSLEQHIKALDFSRLIIVQPGGLIRPDTDRAGEKLAIGALRIFNRIGLLRSYEALTVDRVALAMLRSVSRCREKINVISVSDIKDLSE, translated from the coding sequence ATGCGAGCAGTTATCATCGGCGGTTCGGGCGCAACCGGAAAAGCACTTGTCCAATATTTATTAAATTCTGTCGATTTTACGGAAATTGTCTTACTGTTGCGACGTGAGGTCTTTCCTGCGCACCCCAAATTGAAGCAGATTATCGTAGATTTTGGCAAACTTCAGGATGTCGAACGCCTTATTTATGGTGACTTGGCGATTTCCTGCCTAGGGACGACGCGAAAGGATGCCGGAAGTAAGGATGCTCAATGGAAAATAGATCACGATCTCAATCTACATTTTGCCGCCTTAGCCAAAAAGAACGGGATCCCTGTTTTTGTTTTGCTGTCCGCCGTCAATGCAGATGCTGGTTCAAGAATCTTCTATAACCGCATGAAAGGCAGTCTCGAACAACATATCAAAGCTTTAGATTTCAGCAGGCTGATTATAGTGCAGCCCGGCGGCCTAATCCGTCCAGACACCGACCGTGCCGGAGAAAAACTAGCGATAGGTGCTCTGCGGATTTTCAATCGTATAGGCCTTCTCAGGAGCTATGAAGCACTGACAGTGGACCGCGTGGCTTTGGCAATGCTCAGATCAGTGAGTCGCTGCCGTGAGAAAATCAATGTCATCTCTGTCAGCGATATTAAAGACCTCTCCGAATAG
- a CDS encoding MFS transporter, translating into MSTQRDEQTTSKKVWLLVTIASLGYFVDIYDLIIFSIVRIQSFTDIGVPAEEMRVKGEFVLNMQMGGLLLGGIIWGIIGDKFGRLRVLFGSILMYSLANIANGFVHDVLMYGMIRFIAGIGLAGELGAGITLVSESMHKSKRGYGTMLVASVGVLGAILAYFVSEVYNWRTAYFVGGGMGLLLLLLRVGSFESGLFKEQADKVVVRGDFRMLFTDRNRLKRYMNCLCIGLPIWFVVGVLVTQAPEIGKALGAAETLSAGKGVMFAYIGISIGDVLAGVFAQVLKSRKKVVFICQLIIIGSSLWYLFSNGISANKFLMLAFVMGLGVGYWATFVTISAEQFGTNLRATVATTAPNFVRGALIPSTMLYGLLVNSFGIVPAAIAMVLLLSGIAIYSLTQLEESFDKDLNYLEH; encoded by the coding sequence ATGTCAACACAGAGAGACGAACAGACGACAAGCAAAAAAGTGTGGTTATTGGTTACCATCGCTTCATTGGGCTATTTTGTCGATATCTATGATCTTATTATTTTTTCGATTGTGCGGATACAGTCGTTTACGGATATTGGAGTGCCGGCTGAGGAGATGCGGGTCAAAGGTGAGTTTGTGCTCAATATGCAGATGGGTGGACTGTTATTAGGCGGGATTATATGGGGGATAATCGGCGATAAGTTTGGTCGCCTGAGAGTGCTGTTTGGTTCTATTCTGATGTATTCGCTTGCCAATATCGCGAATGGTTTTGTACATGATGTGCTGATGTATGGGATGATCCGATTTATTGCCGGAATAGGACTGGCTGGAGAATTGGGCGCAGGAATTACGTTGGTTTCAGAAAGTATGCATAAATCCAAACGGGGCTACGGTACCATGCTTGTTGCGAGTGTCGGTGTGTTGGGGGCTATTTTGGCCTACTTTGTTTCCGAAGTGTACAATTGGCGTACAGCATATTTCGTCGGCGGCGGCATGGGGCTATTACTGCTCTTGCTGCGTGTGGGTTCATTTGAATCCGGTTTGTTTAAGGAGCAAGCCGACAAGGTGGTTGTCAGGGGCGATTTCCGAATGCTTTTTACCGACAGAAACCGTTTGAAGCGCTATATGAATTGCCTATGTATTGGGCTTCCCATCTGGTTTGTGGTAGGCGTACTGGTTACGCAGGCCCCTGAAATCGGAAAAGCACTGGGTGCGGCAGAGACGCTGAGCGCTGGCAAGGGGGTAATGTTTGCCTATATTGGCATTTCGATCGGGGATGTACTCGCGGGTGTTTTTGCGCAGGTATTAAAATCCCGCAAAAAAGTTGTTTTCATCTGTCAGCTGATTATTATTGGCAGTTCGTTATGGTATCTTTTCAGTAACGGTATTTCGGCAAATAAATTTCTGATGCTGGCTTTTGTGATGGGACTGGGAGTGGGATATTGGGCTACCTTCGTCACGATTTCAGCAGAACAATTTGGTACCAATCTACGGGCGACTGTGGCGACGACAGCGCCCAATTTTGTCAGGGGGGCATTGATCCCCTCGACCATGTTGTACGGACTTTTGGTCAATTCTTTTGGTATCGTACCTGCAGCAATAGCCATGGTATTGTTGCTTTCCGGTATTGCCATTTATTCTTTGACACAGCTGGAAGAGAGCTTTGACAAAGACCTGAATTATTTGGAACATTAA
- a CDS encoding Lrp/AsnC family transcriptional regulator, whose protein sequence is MNGIDEFDLQILKYLDTDGRMAYSAIAAALGVSNTMIHQRISRLMEQGILTGIKPVLDEKKLGYDWGAFTGLSLEKDHDSGRIIEELKKIPEVTECYYITGNYTLYIKIIAKNHEHMRKLLYEKIDNIPGIAKTDSLIELGCAFKRNIIF, encoded by the coding sequence ATGAACGGCATTGACGAATTTGATCTACAGATTTTAAAATACCTTGACACAGATGGCCGCATGGCTTATTCAGCAATAGCCGCTGCGCTTGGGGTCTCCAATACCATGATACACCAACGGATCAGCCGACTCATGGAACAAGGTATATTAACCGGAATTAAGCCCGTATTGGACGAGAAAAAATTAGGTTATGACTGGGGTGCGTTTACTGGACTTAGTCTGGAAAAAGATCACGATTCCGGCCGCATTATTGAAGAGCTAAAGAAAATTCCAGAAGTGACTGAATGTTATTATATCACCGGCAACTATACACTTTACATAAAAATAATCGCCAAAAATCACGAGCATATGCGTAAGCTGCTATATGAAAAAATAGATAACATCCCCGGAATCGCAAAAACCGATTCACTCATCGAATTAGGCTGCGCTTTTAAACGCAATATTATCTTCTGA
- a CDS encoding c-type cytochrome, with product MRTLVTTCCTIGFLLLMFVGCQNEVDIKTAQYAVNGQKVYVAHCQNCHGESGEGLGTLYPPLTDSNFLSANRQKLPCIIKNGTSGELEVAGKKFNNSMPASNLSNVDIAYVLTYINTKINKGKEIYPVEEVEKQLKNCQ from the coding sequence ATGCGTACACTTGTAACGACCTGCTGCACTATTGGTTTCCTGCTGCTTATGTTCGTCGGCTGCCAAAACGAGGTTGATATCAAAACTGCCCAATATGCGGTGAATGGCCAAAAAGTATATGTGGCACATTGCCAAAATTGTCATGGCGAAAGCGGCGAAGGTCTCGGCACCCTCTACCCGCCCCTCACTGACAGCAACTTCCTGTCGGCAAACCGTCAGAAGCTGCCCTGTATCATCAAAAATGGCACCAGCGGAGAATTGGAAGTGGCAGGGAAGAAATTTAATAACAGCATGCCCGCTTCAAATCTTTCCAACGTAGACATCGCTTACGTACTCACCTACATCAATACCAAGATCAATAAGGGAAAGGAAATTTATCCTGTTGAAGAGGTGGAAAAGCAATTGAAAAATTGTCAATAA
- a CDS encoding DUF4442 domain-containing protein, producing MRYSPLALTWLLRVYPPFLFQGIWVKKISPGFKGAEVKIYKTLFNINTNKTLFGGTIFAAADPIFPILLDQYLQMTGFKKTVAWLKSSTIEFKKPGKTSLSYKVELPDQLLSECTEAIRSRGKIVKNFSLEIKDRYDELCAVVRCETYIRDLNFTFPPRNREAGQ from the coding sequence ATGAGATACAGTCCCCTTGCACTTACATGGCTATTACGCGTCTATCCGCCCTTTCTTTTTCAGGGCATCTGGGTCAAAAAAATCAGTCCGGGATTTAAAGGCGCAGAAGTAAAAATTTATAAAACATTATTTAACATCAACACCAACAAAACTCTCTTTGGTGGAACCATATTTGCTGCTGCCGACCCGATATTTCCGATCTTGCTCGATCAATATCTCCAAATGACCGGATTTAAAAAGACCGTCGCCTGGCTCAAATCTTCAACGATTGAATTTAAAAAGCCCGGAAAAACCAGTTTGAGCTATAAGGTGGAACTTCCGGATCAGCTCTTGTCCGAATGCACCGAGGCGATTCGTAGCAGAGGGAAGATCGTCAAAAATTTCAGTCTGGAGATAAAGGATCGTTATGATGAATTATGCGCAGTCGTACGTTGTGAGACTTATATTCGTGACCTGAATTTTACATTCCCACCAAGAAATCGGGAGGCAGGACAATAA
- the clpB gene encoding ATP-dependent chaperone ClpB: protein MNFNNYTIKAQEAIQKASEIAAGHQQQAIETAHILKALLSVDENVVSHLLKKLNVNITYLGTELDKQIESFPKVSGSNIYLSSDANTALQKAQGYLKEFNDEFVSVEHLLLGMLATSDKTSSLLKAQGVTEKDLKTAIKELRGNSRVTDQNAEATYNALGKYARNLNEYAESGKLDPVIGRDEEIRRVMQILSRRTKNNPILVGEPGVGKTAIAEGIAYRIIKGDAPENLKTKVVFSLDMGALIAGAKYKGEFEERLKAVVKEVTDSNGEIILFIDEIHTLVGAGGGEGAMDAANILKPALARGELRAIGATTLNEYQKYFEKDKALERRFQKVMVEEPDTQDAISILRGLKERYETHHKVRILDESIIAAVELSQRYISDRFLPDKAIDLIDEAASKLRLEMDSVPEAVDELERRIMQLEIEREALKRENDDKKVQELSESIANLSAERDTLRASWQEEKNLVDHVNQEIENIENYKLEAEQAERSGDYGKVAELRYGRIKEAQEKVERLKAELAEKQESKRMLKEEVTSEDIADVVAKWTGIPVSKMIQSEREKLLNLEEELHKRVAGQNEAIEAISDAIRRSRAGLNDAKRPIGSFIFLGTTGVGKTELAKALAEFLFDDEQSMVRIDMSEYQERHAVSRLIGAPPGYVGYDEGGQLTEAVRRRPYSVVLLDEIEKAHPDVFNILLQVLDDGHLTDNKGRTVNFKNTIIIMTSNTGSHVIQENFSHLREDYKDEIIAKTRNEVFELLKQSIRPEFLNRIDEVIMFTPLSRDEIGDIVRLQFAHVQKQLAEQNIFITASDEAMDWLAQLGYDPVYGARPLKRVIQKRILNELSKEILSGKVSRDSVIRLDVFNGKFVFINKQEA from the coding sequence ATGAATTTTAATAACTATACCATTAAGGCCCAGGAGGCCATACAAAAAGCTTCGGAAATTGCTGCTGGTCATCAGCAGCAGGCGATCGAAACTGCTCATATCCTAAAAGCTTTGCTTTCCGTGGACGAAAATGTGGTTAGCCACCTTCTGAAGAAATTAAATGTGAATATTACTTATCTTGGAACGGAACTAGATAAGCAGATTGAGAGTTTCCCGAAAGTCAGCGGTAGCAATATTTATTTGAGTAGCGATGCCAATACTGCCTTGCAGAAAGCACAAGGATATCTTAAAGAATTCAACGACGAATTTGTATCTGTCGAACATCTGCTTTTGGGGATGCTGGCCACTTCGGACAAAACGTCAAGCTTACTGAAAGCACAGGGCGTCACCGAAAAGGATTTAAAGACTGCGATCAAGGAACTGCGGGGCAACAGCCGTGTGACGGACCAAAATGCTGAGGCAACCTATAATGCACTGGGAAAATATGCCCGTAACCTGAACGAGTATGCCGAGTCGGGCAAGCTCGACCCTGTCATTGGGCGTGATGAGGAAATCAGGCGCGTCATGCAGATCCTCTCCCGACGTACCAAAAACAACCCCATTCTTGTCGGTGAGCCCGGAGTGGGTAAGACGGCTATTGCCGAAGGTATTGCTTATCGGATCATCAAAGGTGATGCTCCCGAAAATCTCAAGACAAAAGTTGTGTTTTCACTGGATATGGGGGCCCTAATTGCTGGAGCCAAATATAAAGGTGAGTTCGAAGAACGTTTAAAAGCAGTCGTCAAGGAGGTGACTGACTCCAACGGCGAGATTATTCTGTTTATTGATGAGATCCATACCCTTGTCGGTGCAGGAGGCGGCGAAGGCGCGATGGACGCAGCTAATATTCTGAAACCCGCCTTGGCCAGAGGCGAACTGCGTGCCATCGGTGCCACCACATTAAATGAATACCAAAAATACTTTGAAAAGGACAAAGCGCTTGAACGCCGGTTTCAGAAGGTCATGGTCGAAGAACCTGACACCCAGGACGCGATCTCTATTCTTCGGGGACTGAAAGAACGCTATGAAACCCATCATAAGGTACGTATCCTGGATGAATCCATCATCGCTGCCGTTGAACTGTCGCAACGCTATATTTCGGACCGCTTTTTACCGGATAAAGCAATCGACCTGATCGATGAAGCTGCGTCAAAACTGCGTCTGGAAATGGACTCTGTGCCAGAGGCAGTGGACGAACTGGAGCGCCGCATCATGCAACTCGAGATTGAACGGGAGGCCCTAAAACGCGAAAACGACGACAAAAAAGTCCAGGAACTCTCGGAAAGCATTGCCAACCTGTCGGCCGAACGTGATACCTTGCGTGCTTCATGGCAGGAAGAAAAAAATCTCGTAGACCATGTCAACCAAGAGATTGAAAATATTGAAAATTATAAGCTCGAAGCGGAACAGGCGGAACGCTCCGGCGACTATGGAAAAGTAGCTGAGCTGCGTTACGGACGCATTAAAGAAGCGCAGGAGAAGGTGGAAAGGCTAAAAGCCGAACTTGCTGAAAAGCAGGAAAGCAAGCGTATGCTGAAGGAAGAGGTGACCTCCGAGGACATTGCCGATGTAGTGGCCAAATGGACTGGCATACCCGTAAGCAAAATGATCCAGTCGGAACGTGAAAAGCTTCTTAATCTGGAAGAAGAACTGCACAAACGTGTTGCAGGACAGAACGAAGCTATAGAAGCTATCTCTGACGCAATACGCCGTTCAAGAGCTGGCCTGAATGACGCTAAGCGCCCTATCGGTTCTTTTATATTTTTGGGAACAACAGGCGTCGGAAAAACAGAGCTCGCCAAAGCGCTTGCCGAATTTCTGTTCGATGACGAGCAGTCGATGGTGCGTATCGATATGTCCGAATACCAAGAAAGACATGCCGTGTCTCGCCTTATCGGTGCGCCTCCCGGATATGTTGGTTATGATGAAGGCGGTCAGTTGACTGAAGCTGTCCGAAGACGCCCCTATTCTGTGGTGCTATTGGATGAAATTGAAAAGGCCCACCCAGATGTATTTAACATCCTTTTGCAGGTACTTGATGATGGACATTTAACAGACAACAAAGGGCGTACTGTCAATTTCAAGAATACGATTATTATTATGACGTCCAATACCGGCTCGCATGTCATTCAGGAAAATTTCAGTCATTTGCGGGAAGACTATAAAGATGAAATCATTGCGAAAACTCGCAACGAAGTTTTCGAACTCCTCAAACAGTCGATCCGTCCAGAGTTCTTAAACCGTATCGATGAGGTCATTATGTTCACACCGCTGAGCAGGGACGAAATCGGCGATATCGTTCGTCTGCAGTTCGCCCATGTTCAAAAACAACTGGCTGAACAAAATATCTTTATCACAGCATCCGATGAAGCCATGGACTGGCTGGCCCAGCTAGGGTATGATCCAGTATATGGTGCAAGACCGCTGAAACGTGTGATTCAAAAACGTATCCTTAATGAGCTCTCCAAGGAGATCTTATCAGGGAAAGTAAGCCGAGATTCGGTCATCCGGCTGGATGTTTTCAATGGGAAATTTGTCTTCATTAACAAACAGGAAGCATAA